In one Populus nigra chromosome 12, ddPopNigr1.1, whole genome shotgun sequence genomic region, the following are encoded:
- the LOC133669524 gene encoding G-type lectin S-receptor-like serine/threonine-protein kinase At2g19130 produces the protein MDVRNNPWIMFFVIFLCFPLNSHVSFGADTISANSSLSGDQTIVSARKVFELGFFHPGYSSNYYIGMWYCRDKLSEQTIVWVANRDTPVSYIFSSELRISGGNLVLFDESKIPIWSTNLISSRSSSVEAVLGDDGNLVLRDGSNSSMSPLWQSFDFPADTWLPGAKVGLNKITKRKTLLISWKSKNNPSPGVFSLELDPNQNRYLIFRNRSKYYWDSGSWNGQIFSLVPEMRSNYIYNFSYVNNTNESYFTYSLYNETLISRFVMTDGGQIQQKSWLESTQQWLLFWSQPKTQCEVYAYCGAFGSCNENSQPFCNCLTGFNPKKREDWNSEVFSGGCERATNLQCGSSRVVNGKSDRFFSRNNMKLPANPQTVAARSAQECESTCLSNCTCTAYTYEGSLCSVWFGDLLNMQQLADDSNGNTIYIRLAASEFSSSKNDKGIVIGGVVGSVVIVSLFGLALIVFLTRRKTVKTGKAVEGSLIAFGYRDLQNATKNFSEKLGGGGFGSVFKGVLPDTSVIAVKKLESIIQGEKQFRSEVSTIGTIQHVNLVRLRGFCSEGNKKLLVYDYMPNGSLDSHLFSEDSKKVFEWKTRYSIALGTARGLNYLHEKCRDCIIHCDIKPENILLDAQFFPKVADFGLAKIVGRDFSRVLTTMRGTRGYLAPEWISGVPITAKADVYSYGMMLFEVVSGRRNSEQSEDGKVNFFPSYAASQINQENGEILSLLDHSLEGNADLEELTRICKVACWCIQDDEAQRPSMGQVVQILEGVVNVNPPPVPRSLQVFVDNQESIIFFTDSSSSQSSQAQSHTSTASSQIKSTTSNTSSKS, from the coding sequence ATGGATGTCCGAAACAATCCATGGATCatgttttttgttatctttttatgttttcctCTCAACTCCCATGTCTCCTTTGGAGCTGATACAATCTCTGCAAACAGTTCTCTCTCTGGAGACCAAACTATTGTCTCAGCACGAAAAGTCTTTGAACTTGGTTTCTTCCATCCAGGTTACTCCTCAAACTACTATATAGGCATGTGGTACTGTAGAGATAAATTGTCTGAACAGACCATAGTTTGGGTAGCAAACAGAGACACACCcgtttcttatatattttcttcagAGTTAAGGATTTCTGGCGGTAATTTAGTTCTCTTTGATGAGTCCAAGATCCCAATTTGGTCCACAAATTTGATCTCTAGTAGGTCAAGTTCTGTGGAAGCAGTTCTTGGTGATGATGGGAATCTTGTTTTGAGAGATGGGTCTAATTCATCAATGTCACCACTATGGCAGTCTTTTGATTTTCCAGCTGATACATGGCTACCTGGTGCCAAGGTTGGATTGAACAAAATCaccaaaaggaaaacacttcTCATTTCATGGAAAAGCAAAAATAATCCTTCACCGGGTGTTTTCTCTCTTGAGCTAGACCCAAATCAGAATCGATATTTGATCTTTCGGAATAGGTCTAAATACTATTGGGATAGTGGATCATGGAATGGACAGATTTTCAGCTTAGTTCCTGAAATGAGATCCAACTATATTTACAACTTTAGTTATGTTAACAATACTAATGAGAGCTATTTCACCTATTCATTGTACAATGAAACACTCATATCTCGGTTTGTGATGACGGATGGAGGACAGATTCAGCAAAAATCATGGTTGGAGAGTACCCAGCAATGGTTGTTGTTCTGGTCTCAACCAAAGACGCAATGTGAGGTTTATGCTTACTGCGGGGCTTTTGGAAGCTGTAATGAGAATTCACAGCCTTTCTGCAACTGCTTGACAGGTTTCAACCCGAAAAAAAGGGAGGACTGGAATTCGGAGGTTTTTTCTGGTGGATGTGAGAGGGCAACAAATCTGCAGTGTGGGAGTTCTAGAGTTGTTAATGGGAAGAGTGACAGATTTTTCTCGAGAAACAATATGAAGTTACCTGCAAATCCACAGACAGTGGCAGCCAGGAGTGCACAGGAATGCGAATCCACTTGCTTGAGTAACTGCACTTGTACTGCCTATACTTATGAAGGCAGTCTGTGCTCAGTTTGGTTCGGCGATCTTTTGAATATGCAACAACTTGCAGATGACTCAAATGGAAACACTATCTATATCAGGCTTGCAGCATCTGAGTTTTCAAGTTCGAAGAATGATAAGGGGATAGTTATTGGTGGTGTTGTGGGCTCAGTGGTGATAGTGTCTCTCTTTGGCCTTGCTCTGATTGTATTTTTGACAAGGAGGAAAACAGTCAAAACGGGGAAAGCAGTAGAAGGTTCATTGATAGCTTTTGGGTACAGGGATCTACAGAATGCGACAAAGAATTTCTCAGAGAAATTGGGAGGAGgaggttttggttctgttttCAAAGGGGTGTTACCTGATACGAGTGTCATAGCTGTGAAGAAGCTCGAAAGCATCATCCAAGGAGAGAAGCAATTCCGCTCAGAAGTGAGCACAATCGGGACAATCCAGCACGTCAATCTTGTTCGCCTTCGTGGGTTCTGCTCGGAGGGTAATAAGAAGCTGTTGGTCTATGACTACATGCCGAATGGTTCTCTTGATTCCCATCTTTTCTCTGAGGACTCAAAAAAGGTCTTCGAATGGAAAACTCGGTACAGTATTGCTTTGGGGACAGCTAGAGGATTAAATTATCTCCATGAGAAATGCAGGGATTGTATCATACACTGCGATATAAAGCCTGAGAACATCCTTTTAGATGCTCAGTTTTTCCCTAAAGTGGCAGATTTTGGCCTGGCGAAGATTGTCGGCCGGGATTTTAGCAGGGTGCTAACAACCATGAGAGGGACAAGAGGTTATCTTGCACCAGAGTGGATTTCAGGTGTGCCTATAACTGCCAAAGCAGACGTTTACAGTTATGGAATGATGCTTTTTGAAGTTGTATCAGGAAGGAGAAACTCTGAGCAATCTGAAGATGGAAAAGTGAATTTCTTCCCAAGTTATGCTGCAAGCCAAATCAATCAAGAGAATGGTGAAATCCTTAGCCTATTGGACCACAGTTTGGAGGGCAATGCTGATCTTGAAGAGCTAACAAGAATCTGTAAAGTTGCTTGCTGGTGCATCCAAGATGATGAAGCCCAAAGGCCATCAATGGGTCAGGTAGTTCAGATCCTCGAAGGGGTTGTGAACGTGAACCCACCTCCGGTTCCAAGATCtctccaagtgtttgttgacaATCAGGAGAGCATAATTTTCTTCACAGACTCATCCTCTAGCCAAAGTTCACAGGCACAGAGCCACACCTCCACTGCTTCTTCTCAGATCAAGAGCACCACATCAAACACAAGTTCCAAGTCTTAA